The genome window TCTTATCACCGGGTTTGAGGAAAGGAGGGAGGTTGATTTTGTTCATTAAATAAATGCTAGGGTTCATAATGACCCTTCATGGAGATAATGAAAACCGTATGGTCTTCGATTCTGTAAATGATTCTGTGTTCTTGATCTATTCGTCTGGAATATTTGCCTGCCAGACTGTATTTCAGCAGCTCAGGTTTTCCGATTCCGGAAGCCGGCGTTTCTCTGATCGACTGGATCAACTTTTCGATTCTCTTAATGTGCGTTTTCCGGCCAGATTTATGCCAGAATTCTAAGTGTTGCAGAGCGAGATCGGTAAACTTTATTTTGAAGTTACCAGATCCCATAAATTTTCTCCTTCTTTTAGTTCAGTAGTGCGACCCTCTTTAATTTGCTGTTCGCCATCCTCGATCATGGCTACAAATTCGGAATTATAAATTATCTCGTCAAGCGTAATCTTCACTCTCTTCCCATCCTGAATATCTTTTTTACCATTCTTAATTTTTTCAATAAACTCAGGATTATATGGACTTTCTGCCTGCTCCTCAAAAGAAACGTGGGCATTTTTCAAGAGATCCTTAACAGCCTGAAGAACCTTTTGATCTTCCGTATTAATGAATAGTGTTGTCATAGCTTTTTTCTTTTTTAACCAAATTAAAGATAGTATAGTTTACTATATAAACACAACCTCTTCCAGCAACTCCGAGCCCATCTCCCGGTTGATGAGTTCGATGATTTTTCCTTTGGCGCGGAAGAGTTCGTTCCGTAACGGTGCGGATTCTATTTGTAGGAAAAGGGTTTTTTCTTTGATGTAAACGGTTTTTGTACGGGTTGCGATTGCAGAACCCATGATCTTTTCCCAATGTGCGACGACGTACGATTGATCAAACCGGTTCCGTAAACGATACTTCTCCAGCATTTGGTCAATGGCATCTTTCAGCGGCGTGACGCCGGGTCGCCGCGAAGCTTTTTCTTTGTCAAACCGATACTGCATGGCCATAATGAATCAATGTTGAATCCTGCAAATGTAGGAAGTTCTCAGAGCCCGGCTGTCGTTACGGGGTTTACTTTTTTCAGCAATTCCTCGTAAACCACATCCATAATGGCCGTGCGAATGTTGAGTTGCGAAATTTTATTATTCTCTCTTGTTGGGTAAACGCGGTTCGAAAGAAACACATAATTCAGCTTCCACGCAGGATCGGCCCAAGTCATAATGCCCGTGTAACCCGTATGCCCGAAGCTGGACGGACTCGCATATTTAGGTGCATTGCCGGTATATTTAAACGAAGGCTTATCAAACCCAATCCCACGGCGACTGCCCATTTCAGGATATTGGTAACGCGTAAACTCAACCAGCGCATCCTTGCTCAAAAGCTGCTGACCGCCATAATAACCCTGCTGCAAATACATTTGCCAAACTTTCATCACATCATTGGCATCCCCAAACAACCCCGCATGTCCGCTCAAACCGCCTAACATCGCCGCCGCTTCGTCATGTACCTGGCCATGCAATTGCGTCATCCTGAAAAACGTATCGCGTTCCGTCTCTACAATGTCCTGCAACTTGTAAAAACGCTTTGGATTGAATGTCAATGTGTTCGCACCCAGCTTATGGTAATAGTGGTTTTTGAGGTAATCTTCAAAATTCTC of Dyadobacter chenhuakuii contains these proteins:
- a CDS encoding Txe/YoeB family addiction module toxin, with the protein product MGSGNFKIKFTDLALQHLEFWHKSGRKTHIKRIEKLIQSIRETPASGIGKPELLKYSLAGKYSRRIDQEHRIIYRIEDHTVFIISMKGHYEP
- a CDS encoding DUF2683 family protein — its product is MTTLFINTEDQKVLQAVKDLLKNAHVSFEEQAESPYNPEFIEKIKNGKKDIQDGKRVKITLDEIIYNSEFVAMIEDGEQQIKEGRTTELKEGENLWDLVTSK
- a CDS encoding DUF721 domain-containing protein, producing MAMQYRFDKEKASRRPGVTPLKDAIDQMLEKYRLRNRFDQSYVVAHWEKIMGSAIATRTKTVYIKEKTLFLQIESAPLRNELFRAKGKIIELINREMGSELLEEVVFI